From Musa acuminata AAA Group cultivar baxijiao chromosome BXJ3-8, Cavendish_Baxijiao_AAA, whole genome shotgun sequence, one genomic window encodes:
- the LOC135644396 gene encoding GPI-anchored protein LLG1-like, with translation MELSPNISLPAVLIMVLAGLAAGSTFISGDVFESRGSAGRSLLQEKSSCPISFENMNYTIITSKCKGPQYPAKLCCGAFKEFACPYADQLNDETNDCASTMFSYINLYGKYPPGLFASECREGKEGLACPANPPESENDTASAGVIIIQSFTSLILICGMVLTFLCC, from the exons ATGGAGTTGAGTCCAAATATTTCCTTGCCTGCTGTTCTTATTATGGTTCTGGCGGGATTGGCGGCCGGTTCTACCTTCATCTCAG GCGATGTGTTCGAATCGCGTGGATCGGCCGGGCGGAGTTTGCTGCAGGAGAAGTCGA GTTGCCCTATCAGCTTTGAGAACATGAACTACACAATTATCACCAGCAAGTGCAAGGGTCCACAATACCCTGCTAAGCTCTGCTGtggggcttttaaggaatttgcaTGCCCTTATGCTGATCAGTTGAACGATGAGACAAATGACTGTGCATCAACCATGTTCAGTTACATTAACCTTTACGGGAAGTACCCTCCAGGCCTTTTTGCTAGTGAATGTCGTGAAGGCAAGGAAGGGCTTGCTTGTCCTGCTAATCCCCCGGAATCAGAGAATGACACTGCAAGTGCTGGCGTCATCATAATTCAGAGCTTCACCTCTCTGATTCTCATCTGTGGAATGGTTCTAACATTTCTGTGTTGTTGA
- the LOC135644538 gene encoding uncharacterized protein LOC135644538: MAEPRDTHVVEIPAAAGAEPRRHSDGDDNALAVIQNHPLTQISESPGHLLLLKLWQREEDLHGRRAAALEARMDGAKREAFHLSCLFLAFHGLSLTLLFAASVAGEACRDWWVPSCLSLLTSLVLVGAVHFRVRAYWGLSRLLQRERADGRALARCVQELRMRGDSFDLSKEPQTSKRMKSSSVEVKWRPLQWCSQNLVTICLLCVAGIVFPACRFILCG, from the coding sequence ATGGCAGAGCCTCGCGACACTCATGTCGTCGAGATCCCTGCGGCCGCCGGCGCAGAACCCCGCCGGCATTCCGACGGAGACGACAACGCCCTCGCCGTCATACAGAACCACCCGTTGACCCAAATCTCCGAGAGCCccggccacctcctcctcctcaagcTGTGGCAGCGCGAGGAGGACCTCCACGGCCGCCGCGCGGCCGCCCTCGAGGCCCGCATGGACGGCGCCAAGCGCGAGGCGTTCCACCTGTCATGCCTCTTCCTCGCCTTCCACGGCCTCTCCCTCACCCTCCTCTTCGCCGCCTCCGTCGCCGGCGAAGCCTGCAGGGACTGGTGGGTGCCCTCCTGCCTGTCCCTCCTCACGTCGCTGGTGCTGGTCGGCGCGGTCCACTTCCGGGTCCGCGCCTACTGGGGACTGTCGCGGCTGCTGCAGAGGGAGCGGGCCGACGGCCGGGCGCTCGCCAGGTGCGTGCAGGAGCTGCGGATGAGGGGCGACAGCTTCGACCTGTCCAAGGAGCCGCAGACCTCGAAGCGGATGAAGAGCTCGAGCGTGGAGGTGAAGTGGCGGCCTCTGCAATGGTGCTCGCAGAATCTCGTCACCATTTGCCTTCTTTGCGTTGCCGGGATCGTCTTCCCGGCTTGCCGTTTCATACTCTGCGGCTAA
- the LOC103996512 gene encoding ras-related protein RABB1c-like isoform X1, translating into MEMPRPSTLKYIIIGDTGVGKSSLLLQFTEKRFQPANGSTTNVEFAAKMITINHEPIKLKIWDTVGQETFRSITRSYYRDSAGALLVYDITRRETFNHLASWLEDLSEHAGANVTIMLIGNKCDLARRRAVSTEEGEQFAEDHGLYFMETSAKTAQNVEEAFINTAAAIRENIEDRGSDVLDEFLQYARNVGYEPVRLSKWERVPKGGRKVSSSKAGGCCS; encoded by the exons ATGGAGATGCCCCGCCCTTCCACCTTGAAGTATATCATCATCGGCGATACAG GAGTGGGGAAATCATCTCTTCTTTTGCAGTTTACAGAAAAGCGCTTCCAACCTGCAAATGGCTCGACAACTAATGTTGAATTTGCAGCCAAAATGATAACCATCAACCATGAGCCGATAAAGTTGAAGATCTGGGACACG GTTGGCCAGGAAACTTTCAGATCAATCACCAGGTCCTATTACAGAGATTCTGCCGGTGCACTGCTTGTCTATGACATCACTAG GAGGGAGACATTCAATCATCTTGCAAGCTGGTTGGAAGATTTAAGTGAACATGCTGGTGCTAATGTGACAATTATGCTGATCGGTAACAAATGCGACCTGGCTCGCAGAAGAGCTGTCAGCACTGAAGAAGGAGAACAATTTGCCGAAGATCATGGATTGTACTTTATGGAGACCTCAGCGAAAACTGCACAGAACGTTGAGGAG GCATTTATTAACACAGCAGCAGCAATACGCGAAAATATCGAGGATAGAGGGTCTGATGTATTAGACGAG TTCTTGCAGTATGCAAGAAACGTTGGATATGAACCAGTCAGGCTTTCAAAGTGGGAGAGGGTTCCAAAGGGGGGTAGGAAGGTGTCCTCATCTAAAGCTGGTGGCTGCTGCAGCTGA
- the LOC103996512 gene encoding ras-related protein RABB1c-like isoform X2, translating to MEMPRPSTLKYIIIGDTGVGKSSLLLQFTEKRFQPANGSTTNVEFAAKMITINHEPIKLKIWDTVGQETFRSITRSYYRDSAGALLVYDITRRETFNHLASWLEDLSEHAGANVTIMLIGNKCDLARRRAVSTEEGEQFAEDHGLYFMETSAKTAQNVEEAFINTAAAIRENIEDRGSDVLDEYARNVGYEPVRLSKWERVPKGGRKVSSSKAGGCCS from the exons ATGGAGATGCCCCGCCCTTCCACCTTGAAGTATATCATCATCGGCGATACAG GAGTGGGGAAATCATCTCTTCTTTTGCAGTTTACAGAAAAGCGCTTCCAACCTGCAAATGGCTCGACAACTAATGTTGAATTTGCAGCCAAAATGATAACCATCAACCATGAGCCGATAAAGTTGAAGATCTGGGACACG GTTGGCCAGGAAACTTTCAGATCAATCACCAGGTCCTATTACAGAGATTCTGCCGGTGCACTGCTTGTCTATGACATCACTAG GAGGGAGACATTCAATCATCTTGCAAGCTGGTTGGAAGATTTAAGTGAACATGCTGGTGCTAATGTGACAATTATGCTGATCGGTAACAAATGCGACCTGGCTCGCAGAAGAGCTGTCAGCACTGAAGAAGGAGAACAATTTGCCGAAGATCATGGATTGTACTTTATGGAGACCTCAGCGAAAACTGCACAGAACGTTGAGGAG GCATTTATTAACACAGCAGCAGCAATACGCGAAAATATCGAGGATAGAGGGTCTGATGTATTAGACGAG TATGCAAGAAACGTTGGATATGAACCAGTCAGGCTTTCAAAGTGGGAGAGGGTTCCAAAGGGGGGTAGGAAGGTGTCCTCATCTAAAGCTGGTGGCTGCTGCAGCTGA